In one Gossypium hirsutum isolate 1008001.06 chromosome D09, Gossypium_hirsutum_v2.1, whole genome shotgun sequence genomic region, the following are encoded:
- the LOC107891813 gene encoding phospholipase A I codes for MENSSYFVASKHRLSTFFSLIFRSPTSYHPLLASAVSKLIMQDPGNRLLVGKDEKSVRQLIRMLNSDNRRSVEQACSSLSNLAGNLHSELLIKCDIMQPIEHVLRSPSPEDLVSVLQVVVTLAFGSDTVAHKMLSKDIMKSLEILFGHKNPEVQRLALLAVGNLAFCRENHNILVTSENLRELLMRLTATPEPRVNKAAARALAILGENESLRRAIKGRQVPKTGIRILSLDGGGMKGLATVQILQEIERGTGKRMHELFDLICGTSTGGIFASALGIKLMSSDQLEEIYRNLGKVVFSEPVQKKNEAATWKHKLDQLYKSSSQSFRVVAKGSKHNAEKLEKLLQDMCADEDGDDILIETAVKNIPKVFLVSTLASVTPAQPFIFRNYQYPVGKPEVPIATSKSSGTTMLGSPTTGTQVGCKRSAFVGSCKHLLWEAIRASCAAPYYLDDFSDGVYRWLDGALLANNPTIFSIREAQLLWPDTKIDCIVSIGSGSLPTKARKGGWRYLDAGQVLIESACSVDHAEEALRTLLPMHPEIHYFRFNPVDERCDMELDETDPTIWVELEAATKDYIDNNSETFKDACERLLAPIKNA; via the exons ATGGAGAATAGTTCATATTTTGTTGCATCTAAGCACAGGCTCAGTACCTTTTTCTCCCTCATTTTCCGTTCTCCTACTTCCTATCATCCATTGTTAGCCTCTGCTGTGTCGAAGCTAATAATGCAAGACCCGGGGAACCGTTTACTTGTTGGTAAAGATGAGAAGTCAGTGAGGCAGCTCATAAGAATGTTAAACAGTGACAATCGCCGTTCG GTTGAACAAGCTTGCTCTTCTTTATCAAATCTTGCTGGTAATCTTCATAGTGAGTTGTTAATAAAATGCGACATCATGCAACCAATTGAACATGTTTTGAGGTCTCCTTCCCCTGAAGATCTGGTCTCTGTGCTGCAAGTTGTGGTCACACTAGCCTTTGGGTCTGATACTGTAGCTCATAAGATGCTAAGTAAGGATATTATGAAATCATTAGAGATACTGTTTGGCCATAAAAACCCAGAG GTGCAAAGGCTTGCTTTGCTAGCTGTTGGGAATTTGGCCTTTTGCCGAGAGAATCATAACATTCTTGTCACTTCTGAAAACTTGAGGGAACTTCTCATGCGGCTGACGGCTACACCCGAGCCACGAGTAAATAAAGCTGCAGCTCGTGCTTTGGCAATTCTTG GAGAGAACGAAAGCTTGCGCCGTGCTATTAAAGGGAGACAGGTCCCAAAAACAGGCATACGCATACTTTCGTTGGACGGAGGTGGCATGAAAGGTCTTGCAACTGTGCAGATCCTTCAAGAAATTGAAAGGGGAACAGGAAAGCGAATGCATGAGCTATTTGACCTTATATGTGGGACTTCAACGGGTGGCATTTTCGCATCTGCACTTGGTATTAAGTTGATGAGCTCGGACCAATTGGAAGAAATATACAGAAATCTTG GGAAAGTTGTTTTCTCTGAACCTGTGCAAAAGAAAAATGAAGCCGCAACTTGGAAACACAAGTTGGACCAGCTTTATAAAAGTTCATCACAGAGTTTCAGAGTTGTTGCAAAAGGATCTAAA CACAATGCAGAAAAGTTAGAGAAGTTGCTACAGGACATGTGTGCTGATGAGGATGGTGATGACATATTAATTGAGACTGCTGTGAAAAACATTCCGAAAGTTTTTCTCGTGTCAACTTTAGCGAGTGTTACACCTGCGCAACCTTTTATATTCCGCAATTATCAG TACCCTGTTGGAAAGCCCGAGGTGCCTATTGCGACGTCTAAAAGTTCAGGAACCACTATGCTAGGATCTCCAACTACGGGTACCCAGGTTGGCTGCAAACGAAGTGCTTTTGTTGGAAGTTGTAAACATCTTCTGTGGGAAGCTATAAGAGCATCTTGTGCTGCTCCGTATTATCTTGATGACTTTTCCGATG GTGTATACCGTTGGCTCGACGGTGCTCTATTGGCAAACAATCCAACTATCTTCTCCATACGAGAAGCACAACTTCTGTGGCCTGATACTAAAATTGATTGTATAGTTTCAATTGGATCTGGCTCTCTTCCTACCAAG GCTCGAAAAGGTGGTTGGCGATATCTAGATGCAGGGCAAGTGCTGATTGAGAGTGCATGCTCTGTAGATCATGCAGAGGAAGCTTTGAGGACGCTGTTACCTATGCACCCTGAGATCCATTACTTCCGGTTCAATCCAG TCGATGAGCGATGTGACATGGAGCTGGATGAGACGGATCCAACGATTTGGGTAGAGTTGGAAGCTGCAACGAAGGATTACATCGATAACAATTCGGAAACATTCAAGGATGCTTGTGAAAGACTTCTTGCACCCATTAAAAATGCATAA
- the LOC121203600 gene encoding phospholipase A I: MENTSYFAASGHKLGAFFSFIFRFPYYPFGASAVSKVILQDLGNRVLVGKDDEPVRQLISMISNDNYHVVRQACSSLSTLAGDVSVAMKLMKCDILQPIGVVLMVSSASEKLVSVLQVVVTLAIRSDTIAEMMLTNDVLSSLKVLCVHKNPEVQRLALLAVGNLGFCPENHHVLVAVEGLRELLVQLTATPEPRVNKAAARALAILGENESLRCAIGGRQIPKRGIRILSLDGGGMKGLATVQILEEIENRTGKRMHELFDLICGTSTGGIYAAALSIKSMSAYRLEEIYKNFGKVVFSEPVPKDNNSATWKEKLDQLYKSSSQSFRVVAKGSKHNPDKLERLLKDLCADEDGDDRLIESAVKDIPKVCLISTLVSVMPAQPFVFRNYQYPVGTPKAPCVTSESSGTTARVSHKQSGLIGSCKYQLWQAIRASCAAPYYLDDFSDDVYRWRDGGLMANNPTIISMREALLLWPDTKIDCLVSVGSGSVPTKARKGGWRYLDAGQVLIESACSVDRVEETLNTLLPMHPKIRYFRFNPVDERCDMKLDETDPAVWQKLEAATKDYIENNSEYFNIACETLVQASANSDTEK; encoded by the exons ATGGAGAACACTTCATATTTTGCTGCATCTGGACACAAGTTGGGTgcctttttctctttcattttcagaTTCCCTTATTATCCCTTTGGAGCCTCTGCAGTATCCAAGGTAATACTCCAAGACCTTGGGAACCGTGTACTCGTTGGTAAAGATGATGAACCAGTACGGCAGCTCATTAGCATGATAAGCAACGACAACTACCATGTG GTCCGACAAGCTTGTTCTTCTTTATCCACACTTGCTGGTGATGTTTCCGTGGCAATGAAGTTAATGAAATGCGACATCTTGCAACCCATTGGAGTTGTTTTAATGGTCTCTTCTGCCTCAGAAAAGTTGGTTTCAGTGCTGCAAGTTGTGGTCACATTGGCTATTAGATCAGATACCATAGCTGAGATGATGCTAACCAATGATGTTCTTAGTTCATTAAAAGTACTTTGCGTTCATAAAAACCCAGAG GTGCAAAGGCTTGCTTTGTTAGCTGTTGGGAATTTGGGATTCTGTCCGGAGAATCATCATGTACTTGTCGCTGTCGAAGGCTTGAGGGAACTTCTTGTGCAGCTGACGGCTACGCCCGAGCCACGAGTAAATAAAGCTGCAGCTCGTGCTTTGGCAATTCTTG GAGAGAATGAGAGCTTGCGATGCGCCATTGGAGGGAGACAGATACCAAAACGAGGCATTCGCATACTATCGTTGGATGGAGGTGGCATGAAAGGTCTTGCAACTGTGCAGATCCTTGAGGAGATCGAGAACAGAACTGGAAAACGAATGCATGAGCTATTTGACCTTATATGTGGGACGTCAACCGGTGGCATTTACGCTGCTGCACTTAGTATTAAGTCGATGAGCGCGTACCGATTGGAAGAAATATACAAAAATTTCG GAAAAGTCGTTTTCTCCGAACCTGTGCCGAAGGATAACAATTCTGCAACTTGGAAAGAAAAGTTGGACCAACTTTACAAAAGCTCATCACAAAGTTTCAGAGTTGTTGCAAAAGGATCCAAA cacaatccagatAAGTTAGAGAGGTTGTTAAAGGACTTGTGTGCCGATGAGGATGGTGATGACCGACTAATCGAGTCTGCTGTGAAGGACATTCCAAAAGTCTGTCTCATCTCGACTTTAGTGAGTGTTATGCCCGCTCAGCCCTTCGTATTCCGTAATTATCAG TACCCCGTGGGAACGCCGAAGGCACCTTGTGTGACATCTGAAAGTTCAGGAACCACCGCTCGGGTTAGCCACAAACAAAGTGGTCTTATCGGAAGCTGTAAATACCAACTATGGCAAGCTATAAGAGCATCTTGTGCTGCCCCATATTATCTAGATGATTTCTCAGatg ATGTATACCGGTGGCGAGATGGTGGTTTAATGGCGAATAATCCAACAATCATTTCAATGAGAGAAGCACTTCTTCTATGGCCTGATACTAAAATTGACTGTTTAGTTTCCGTTGGTTCTGGTTCCGTACCTACTAAG GCACGAAAAGGCGGTTGGCGATATCTAGATGCAGGGCAAGTGCTGATTGAGAGCGCATGCTCGGTGGACCGAGTCGAGGAAACACTGAATACATTGTTGCCTATGCACCCCAAGATCCGTTACTTTCGGTTCAATCCAG TGGATGAACGTTGTGACATGAAGCTGGACGAGACTGATCCAGCAGTTTGGCAGAAGTTGGAAGCTGCTACAAAAGATTACATTGAAAATAATTCGGAATACTTTAATATAGCATGTGAAACACTGGTTCAAGCCTCTGCAAATAGTGATACtgagaaataa